Within Aliivibrio fischeri, the genomic segment CGGATTTCACGGTTACAATCTGCAAAATGCTGAGCACCACCATCACGTAAATCATCACGGTCAACCGAAGTAATTACAACATACTTCAATTTCATATCTTGAATTGTTTTAGCCAATTTTTTTGGTTCTTCTGCTTCTGGTGCAACAGGACGGCCATGGGCAACATCACAGAAAGGACAACGGCGGGTACAGATAGCACCTAAGATCATGAAGGTTGCAGTACCGTGGTTAAAACATTCAGCTAGGTTAGGGCAAGATGCTTCTTCACATACCGAGTGAAGGTTATTCTTACGCATTGCTGACTTGATATCGTCGATACGTTTACTGCTAGCAGGAAGTTTGATTTTCATCCATTCAGGCTTGCGTAGTACTTCTTTTTGCTCTGTAGGCATGTTTTTAACTGGAATTAGTGCCATTTTATCGGCATCGCGGTATTTTACACCTTTTTCCATTTGGATTGGCTTACTCATGATTGCTGCTTTCCGTTAAATACTCAATATCAGTGTAATCAAGTAGTGTTGTTAATTCTTTAATCAGTAAAGGATGAACATCTTCGACGTGTTCTGCTTTATTCTCTACTGTCATGTTATCTTTAACTAAGTCATGAAGTTGGATCATTTCCATACCAGCATAACCACAAGGGTTTATACGTAGGAAAGGAGATAAATCCATATTAATGTTAAGTGCTAATCCATGAAATGAACATCCTTTACGGATGCGTAATCCTAATGAGCAGATTTTTTTGTTATCAACATACACTCCCGGAGCATCAGGACGTGCAGCTGACTCAACATTAAAATGACGTAATGTATTGATTACGGTATTTTCAATATGCGTTACTAATTCACGTACACCAATGTTCTTACGTCGCAAATTAATTAATACATAAGCAACTAATTGACCCGGACCGTGATAAGTCACTTGTCCACCTCTATCGCTTTTTACTATAGGGATATCACCAGCAGCAAGAACGTGTTCTTCTTTGCCTGCTTGTCCTTGTGTAAATACAGGGTTATG encodes:
- the lipB gene encoding lipoyl(octanoyl) transferase LipB, which gives rise to MNKRLVVKNLGRQDYEPVWKAMHTFTDERGENTCDEVWLVEHNPVFTQGQAGKEEHVLAAGDIPIVKSDRGGQVTYHGPGQLVAYVLINLRRKNIGVRELVTHIENTVINTLRHFNVESAARPDAPGVYVDNKKICSLGLRIRKGCSFHGLALNINMDLSPFLRINPCGYAGMEMIQLHDLVKDNMTVENKAEHVEDVHPLLIKELTTLLDYTDIEYLTESSNHE